The Malaclemys terrapin pileata isolate rMalTer1 chromosome 2, rMalTer1.hap1, whole genome shotgun sequence nucleotide sequence CCTCCAGGAGAGGCTGGAAATGATCCACCCAACCTCAGTGCTGCCCCGTGCCACCAGCTCCGTGTGGGTGAGATCTTCTGGCCATGCTGGCAGTGACGCCTCTCCCTGCCAAGTGCTGGGGTCAGGGGTCTTCCCCCATCCCGCCAGCCATGTAAATCAGATGATGAGGGAGTGGATcaggccccatcccccaccacacAATCCCTCTTCAGCCACAATCTTATGGGTGTCAGGGGGGCACCAGTTGCTTTCGGGCCTTCCCTAGGGTCTGGAGAAGCCTGCAGCCTGTGACTCACCCTCTCTGCCCTCCAGGACCCTGCCAGCGCTGACCCCAGGTTTCCAAGCAGAGGCGGGTTAagcttttgtggggccctggaccAAAGCAAgtggggtcccctcccccacattctcCTGCCGGGGAAAtgaggttgggatgtgggggcttcccctgctccccggcaggagcgctGGGTGGGCAGGCGGAGTGAGTCAGGGCACGGGATTGCCCATTTTTTGTCCcccccccaattggccagggtccctgggcacgggccccattggcccagtgacTAATCTGCCACTGCCTCCAAGCCAGCAGCCACAACTGCATTGTCGATTCCCCACATCACCCTTAGAGCCCCAACATCCCAGACAGCGGGAAGGGGGCTAATCTCGGctctggagttacaccagagccGAGCCTGGGAGATTATAAACAAGTCCCCTGGATATTCCCAAAATCACTCCTACCCTGGTGGCCGCAGGCCCTGGGATGGGAGACCATGGATCTGACAACCCAGGGCCCGTTCCCTACTGGCTGTAGGTTTCTGGGCCGCGCTGCTGCCAGGGTAGCGGGGTGAACGAGAACCACGAGGAGCAGGGCAGCTGGGCGGGAACGCTGCTGACAGCGGACTTGGTGAGTATGGGGGGAGCGAAATGGGAATTCATCAGGTCCCAGCTCAAAGTAGCTCCAGGAGTCAGCGTGTTGGTGGGCTGGAGCaaaggggctgggactcagggctcCTGGGCTCTAGCCCCATCGCTGCCACTGACTATGTGACCTTCAACACACCACTTCCctactccgtgcctcagtttccccagctgtagccTGGAGGAGAGGACACGGCCCTGTGCAGCTAGGTCGCTCCTGCATGCAGTGGCTGGGGATCCCTGGCTGGCAGGTGCTGCAGATTCCCAGCGGTGGGTGTCATGCTCTGCCCTACACTCAGATCCCCTCACCCTTGGGTTCGAATCTGTCCCATGCTGCCCGTTGGGTGGCTGCTGTGTAAAGGGAGCCTGAGGGGACTCGGTGCAGGTCGTAGCGGGGCAGGTGTCACCCCTCCTTGCTAGTCCCAGCAGGAAGGCCATGGGCTGAATCCCCTCCGCTCCCTAGAGGGCATCCCCCCAAGCAGGACTGAGATGGGCTGCCTAGAGGTGGGGTCACTCCCCCTGGACCCGAGCTGTGGCTAGAGGCCTTGTGGCTCCAGGGCTGTGAAATAGGAGAGTGCTTCTCATGGGTAAGAGAGCCCAGGACAGCTGGGTCCTTCCCACAGCTTGCCACGCACCCGCGGGCACAGGGGATATCAGGCAAATAACCCATCTCCACACCCATCTGAGAGAACTCCTGGCTGCTCCGGGTCGACCGGCGCCAGTATGAGCCCGGATCCCCTGGGTCCCAGTTGGGTATGCACCGTGCGCTCGGCAGCAGTCTAGAGCCCTGGATTCACAGCAGCGTTTGGGGgcagcgacgggcgcaggcttGTTACAAACCTCGGCTGACAAGCTCGTTTGGTGGACACGGTTGGATGCCACGTTCCATGGCCTGGCCATGGCCCTGGGACACCCTGGCCCCCTCAGAGCCGCTGCTGACGCCAAGGGGAGCTGCACAGAGATGGGGGAGAACGTGGCCTGCAGGTAGCAACTCTCATGGTTATTCCTAGGCCCTTCTTGTTGCATCCAGCATGGCCTGACAGGAGCCTCTGCTTCCCTGGAGGCCAGCCCTGCCCCGTTTCTCTCCCCCGCTCCCTTGGCACAGTGCATCTTTTCCTTTCTTCCCGTCAGCCGTTGCCACCCGGGAGTGCCCCCCCATCCAGCTGCTCGAAGGATCCGCAATGGGACACCGAACAGACACTGAAAGTGCCATCAACGGGCTTTGGAGTCAACACTGGGCTCAGTGCAGCATTTGCAGCTCTCCGAGCCCTtgcttcaggctctctgcagactcaggtaggCAATGCTATCTCAcagggcacattttcaggggtttCTTCACTACCCCGCTGGCTGGACATTCCCTTTGCGGTTCAAACGAAGACCGAGATGTCACAGGATTTGAACGTGCCACGCAGGCCGCAGAAATACATCCAGCGGGCGGGGTCCGGCTCAGACACTGCGGCTGTAAACTCTGAATGGTAAACAGACACACGAAGACCACCTTTCTGTGTGAAACCGGTGtgcctcccagagctcccacCACCCCGCATACCCCCATCACTGCAAGAACGTGACAGAAGGACAAGTATTTGACCATGCAACCGTTGGGTGCAAATGGCTGCATGGTCCAATCCCATTGTAGGAAAAGTGACTATTCTCTTCCCTTTAATTTCAGGAAAGCCATGTGGCTAGTGGTTAGACCACGGGTTTGCTGGGTGACACTTGGGCGTTCccctcctgtgcctcagtttcctctttggtaaaatggggatagccaTGGTGCccattgcaagtgctttgagctcAGTGGCACGGTCGTTCTGTGCGTAGCTAGACATGAGCAGGGTCTGAAAGTGACCCAGGCACAGAAAGGTTTGCGGGATTGTCTGAGTATCTGGATTGTGGCAGTGCCTGGGACGCCACACAATGAAAAGGCAGCCCCCCACCCGCGATTTGTGCCAGTTCAGTGAAACCAGCGTCGCCCCCGTGAGGACACACTGATCACACGTCAGCTTGAACCAGTTCCCAatccactgaagttaaactgcTAGAACCTGGTTCAAACAGAGACGTGCACATGGGAGGGTTTTGCTCCATTTAAAGGGAACAACTCTTCATGCAGGCCCATCTACCAACCTGCCTTAGGGGCAAGAATCTTCTCCTTCAGGCTCATGCGAGTTCTGGGCTCGGCGAAAACTGatcactgccccccccacacacgacgTGCCAGAGAAGTGGATGAGTCACCCTGCCCCAGAACAGGCCCTAGTGGGAATTATACCCTCCCTCAGGCGGCcccacctctctgcccccaggggagGTGGCCGATGGGTGTGGGAGTGAGTGCAGGGGGCGAGCTGTCCTCCAAGGGGTGGGGCCTGGTGGAGAGGCACCTAACACCAGGGGGGACTGGGCAGCACAAGAACTGCCTCCTGCTCAGTGCTCAGGACAGAGAagctggactcctgggttccgttcccagctctgctgctgaccggCTGCCTGAGCTGGCCCAAGTCATTTCCGCTCATTgcgtctcagtttccccaccaacTCAGGGGGCGGAACAGCAGCCCAAGTGCCTCTCCAGATcctggggggaaggaagagctgCTGGCGTGTGCAGCGTTCGCCGGGGCCGTGGCAGCAGTCAGATGAAATCACACGCCAGGGGTCAGCATTGCGTAGCGATGAGGGCACCAGGCTGGCGCTCAGGGGAGCGGGGCCCATTCCTagctctgctgggtgacctgggccAGGCTGATAAGACTCATCCATTTCAGGGGAGGGGCAAGGATGAGTTGAGGACCGCACCCTCCCCAGTTCTAAAGCCTGGGAGACAAAGGGGGTCAGGAGCTAGAACACCCCCAGTGTGCGGCCCCAGCGATCCCCATCCAGGCAGGGGTCGCACAGGAATGCTCGTTACTACACACCCCGGTTCTGTTTTGTCAGGACGTTTATTGGTGCCGCGAGCACAGGGCCCTGCGGTCCTGGTGCCgagagctccctggggcaggcctggctggCCATGGCACTGGAGCACGGGGCTCATTCATTTCTCCAGCGCCCCGGGGCCAACGGGCACTAGAGCTGAGATGCCTGACGCAGCCCGGTGCCGAGGGGGCGGTTCCACCATGCGTGTAGGGCAGATCCAATGGGGTTTGGCTGGTTCCCCCACCCAGGACACAGGGCGTCCCCTAAAGGGCTCAGTGGCACATTCCTGCCTGGGTGGGGGTAAGGGCCCATGGGAACCTCTCAGGGACCAGCCCAATCCCGGTGCCCTCTGGCCACCGCCCCAGCTGCCAGGTCCCGTGCTGTGTGCTGGCCAACAGCCTGGCACCTTCAACCAGCCATAGAGCTCCCTTAAACAAGACAGTCTGCCTGGGTGTGAGCCCCCCGTGGGAACTGAGCCAGAACAGGGAGCAACTCAGCTACCCATAGAACGGAGGATAGGGGACCCCAGGAGGTGGGAGTTGggggaatggggatgggggaCCCTGGGGGCATGGAAGTCAGGGGGCAGGTTGACGGGGGAGTcagggggaatgggggcagggagacccTAGGGGGATGGGAGGTTGGGGGTGGGCGGAccctgaggggatggggggcagggggatcctgggggaggggaggctggaggACCATGGGGGCAGAGTGGCTTCATGGGGCCTGTCAGCACCGGTGCACCCTCCAGGCATTACCAGGCTGGGCAAGACTCCTCCCCGCCAGGCTGTGCCCAGGGCTTCATCTGCTCCAGTTCCCAGGACCCCCAGGCCGCCCCGCTCAGGATCCCTACCTAGCAGCCAGCTCCTTCTTGGGGCACCAGCGCTGGGCCCTGGCTgctgggggtggctgggagcgGCAGGGAACAAACCCGTTCAGCAAGTCTGTGGGAGCTTGGGGCAGCCGGGTTCTTGCTCCCCGGGGCCACAGCCTCCAAGCCCCCCAGCCAGGGTGCCGCAGCTCCCCCTCTGCGCCTAGCTCCTCACTCAGCACGGCCAGCCTCAGCGCTTCGCCCGCCGCTTCCGCAGCTCCTCCTGCACCCTCTGCCTCAAGGCCTcacgcaggggcggctccagcGGGCTCCGGGCACAGACCTTCTCCGTCACCTCCTCAGGGCTGTCGTCctgcagtgagaggggcagggcccgcATCAGCTCTGGAAACTCCTGCCACCCAGCTCCTGCATgcgcccagccctccctcctggCGGAGCGAGCAGCTGAGCGCCAGCTCCCTGTACAGCCCCAGGCAGCATGTGCTAGGGCCCCAGCATGCCCCAGCCGGACAATCCCCTGTCACTCTGCGGTGGCTGCAGCCTCTGCCATGGGGTCTGCAGGCCCTGGCTCCTGTCTGTAGAAGGGGAGGGCCGCTGGGCGGGCAGCTGGCATGTGGAGGTGCCCTCTGCCCCCGGAGAGACGGGGGAGCAAGGGGAGAGGACGAGAGACACCAACGGGATGGAGGGACCACACAGAACGCTAGGAGTGACAgcaccctctgctgagccccctaCCCTGCTCTCCGCATCACAGGGCCCCGTCAAGCAACTGCCCCACGCCCCAAACCAtggcgccccctgccgagcccccccacacactccccacACCACAtgccccctgctccactccccacagcacagagctccctgccaagtcccccgccccgctccccacagcacagaggCCCCTACCAagtcccccgccccactccccaaaCCCCGGcgccccctgctccactccctgtAGCACTGCGCCTCCTGCTAAGCCCCCCACCCTGCTACCCACAACACGgcgccccctgccaagccccacacctcctccccacagcacGGCACCTTCCGCTCCAGTCCCCACAACACGGCGCCTCCTGCCAAACCCCACACCTGCCTCCCCACAGTACAGCCCACACCACTctacccccctgctgagccccccacccctctccccacagcacagcaccctcCGCTCCAGTCCCCACAACACAGTGCCCCCTGTTGAGCCCTCGCCCTGCTCCCCagagcacagtgccccctgctccaccccctgcagcacggcgccccctgctgaaCCCCATAACCCTCTTCCCTgagctgagcccctgccctgctccctgcagcccaggcccCTAACACCTCGCTCAgtcattggggtcagcactgacccGGGGGGAGAGCGCTCCCTACTAGCTCCCACCCTCTCCTGCCAGGAGATCCCCTCCCTGCCGCCCTGTTCTCCTGCCACCCCCTGCCTGGTTTGCCAGGCACATACCTGGTGTACAATGACCGAGGTGACTTCGCCGCTGTCGGCCTCATACTCTaggcagaagagctctgtgccaCGGGGGTCTGGCTCGGTGCTGGAGCTGCTCTCGCTAGACCCCTCATACTCCAGGCTGCAGGCTGGGTCAGCTCGACCTGGGGAGCATAAGGGAGCCGATGAGGGGAGTGTGGCCAGGTGGTGCCTGCACCCACCCAGAGAACACAGGGCATGGACGCAGCAGTCTGGAAATGGAGTCCTTGAACCTGGCACCAGGAATCCGTCAGATTTAAGGGGCATTGACctaatgcccctcaatcccgacccgcagccccctgctagctcaggcctgggctccccaccagctctgccagtgcccctgaatcccgacccgcagcccctcagAATCCTGCTAAGCAGAAGTGGCCAGTCGTGATCATCTTTGGACTGGGATGGGCACCAGTTAGGAGGCCCAGAGCCAGGTCCTGCGGGCGACCGTCACTGAGATTTGGACCCAGGGTTCCGGGCGAAGGGACCGCGTAGTTAAACCCCTGCTCTGTGGCACTGCCAGTGACCAAGGAAAGGGCTGGGCATGCCAGGCCTGTCCCCATCTGATCCCTCAGCCTGGCCACGGCCCAAACCTGGCTGGTCGGTCAGCCGCCCCTTAGAACTGGTGCCCGTCGCACCAAAGGTGCAGACACGGTGCTGGGGGGATCCTGGACTCACCCCCACCAAACTCAATGACTTGGATCAGCACAGGAGCTAACAATGCCTGGGCAGCCCCCCCAATGAGGGCTGAGGGGGAGGTGCCCCCTCTCTGCTGTACACATGCCCCatccgctccccagtgggagcgcAGAAAGCAGGGCGCCAGCTGTGCTCACTTCTCCGGCAGGGGTGGTACACCTGCTGGTCGGGTTTCCTGGGCCGGGGCGGGGTCGGCGTGTGCCTCTTCTTCACCTTCTCCTTGGCCTGCTTCATCTCCCGGTCATAGTCGTCCCTGATGGGGAGGAGAATGaggcctggggctgcagctgggtatggggctggcggggctgggagccgggacagGCCTGCCTAGAAATGCCATTGATTTACCACACCTAGGGGGGTGCACGTGGGGCATGTTTGCATAGGCCTTgtggcagggcggggggctggtgctgtggggggggtgttacCTGCCCCATCTTACCCTGTTCTCCAGTGCCACCCCCTTACAGGTTATCTGCGGAGGAGGATGGGGGATAGGCACCTACCATTTTCGCCCAGCTGGAGAAAGGCGTCCTGCTTGCTGTACGCATTAGTAGCTGGGGTCCTGTTCCCACCCAGCCCCCGAGGCTCCACGGCTGAACAGAGAACTGGCAGGGCTGGTACATAGATGCCATGCCCTTGACCCGAAATgtgccagggtgggggcaggcgTGACCTGGGAGGGGATTGAATACCAGCCCCCCCAGCCGGGgtctcccagccctgcacccagtcCAGCTCCCCCAACCCTTGCTGTCTGGGTGGGGGGGTCTGCAGGCCTGGGAGCTCTCATGTGGGCGGGGGGTCCCTGGGCGCAAGGACCAGGAGTCCCAGCCCCGGGACGGGGCCAggtatttgggggggggtgtccgCGCCCAGGATCCGGCACTTGGAGATCCAAGGGGGCGGGGTCCGGGCCAGGTTCCGGTGCCGGGAGATCCGGGGTccggtcctggggggcagggttcGGTCCCGAGATCCGGGGTCAGGTCCCGGGGAGTTCGCGGGGCGGGGTccggtcctggggggcagggtccGGTCCCGGAGGTCCGGGCCGGTACCTGGCGATCTGGTTCCGCCGGATGTGCCGCACGAAGCCGTGGCTCATGTCGAGCCGCCCCCCCGGCCGGCAGCCACCCCAGGCCGGGCCCCGCTCCGCCTCCGGCCCCGCGTCCATCGGCCCCCGCCTCGCCCAGCGCCGGAGAGCGGCGGCGCCGGGGCCCTGAgacccgcccccggccccgcccggcCGAGCGCGGGGAGCCGCGAGAGACTGACTCAGACCCCGGCTCCCCCGCACCTGGTCAGGCCCCCCGTccccgggcccagcccctccagaccGAGATCAGCCTCCCACCCCGGGACCAGCCCCCCGCGTCTCCCTAGGGCCGCCCCCTACCCGGGGCAGGCACCTGTACCCCCCTGGAGCAGAGACCATtcaccctcatccccatccctgtATCCCCCCCATGCCCCCTACAACCCAACACCACCCTGTACCTGTGCATTCACCCTCCGCCCCGTGCCTCGCACCCCCACACAGAGCACTGTGCAGTGCCCCCCACTTCTGAGTCCCCTTTGCACTGCCCCCGTCACTGGCACACCAGCGCCAAATGAGGTGGGAGCGTTTGACACCCTAGGATGAGAAGCCACAGGGCAGAGCCATGCGCCAGGCGGTCCGCGTTGGATATTGTATCTGTGCAGAGGGAGGTTATGTCATGGCAGGGCTGCCTTTAGCCCGGGGGCTCATAGGTTCAGTTGCACCCCCAGAAATCAAAAGCGACAACCCTCAGTGGTGCTCTGACCCCGCTGcctcagatttggcctggctgcccctccatcagTGGCACTGTCACCCTGTGTGCCAGATTGCAAagcggggggccgggcccagccctgcagcacagagcGGCTGCGCCAGGGTGCATGTGGGGAGGACATAGCGCACCCGTGGAATTGGGAGGCTATGGCCACCCCTGCATAAAGGCAACTTTGtctcagagcttgtctacactcaactgtagcacttcagtgtagactctACCCACCCCACAACAGGGGTTCTCCCATTAGTCACCTCCCCACGGGACAGCAGTTAGGTCCCCAAAAGAATTCTTCCGtccacctagtgctgtctacactgggggttaggttggcttaactacgccattggggggggggggggatgtgtggatttttcacacccttgagagaAGTAGTTAAACCaatttaattttctagtgtagaccaggcctaagtcaaaGCCTCTGGGTGTGAATGTAATGCCaatgctaaacaataatagatttgagagacaaggtgggggaggtaatatgttttattggaccagcttctgctggtgagagagacaagcttttgagctcatcttcaggtctgggaaaccaACTCAGAGCATCACAAggtgttaactgcttatgctaaagaatcggttccatcttgtatttagctgtgacactggaagtgtctttcccagccctgcagaagagcttggtgtagcttgaaagcttgtctctgtcacagaagttggtccaataaaagatattgcctcccccacctcatctctctaatctcctggggCCGACATGGCTGCAATGCCTATTGCTGTGTTGGCAATTTCAGGCCTTCATAAATCATGAGCTTGGCTtaacaatcatgagattttaaaatcagtaaCTGCTGCAGTTGGTCTCCGTGGCCTTGCGGCTTGTCAGGCCTCGGGATTCACGTTTTCTGGCTTTTCTCCCCACACACAAGGTCTAGAAACCAACGTGCTTCCCACGAGAGCCCAGATCCTcaccagtttcagagtaacagccgtgttagtctgtatccgcaaaaagaagaacaggagtacttgtggcaccttagagactaacaaatttattagagcataagctttcgtggactacagcccacttcttcggatgcatatagcagaTCCTCACCCCGTCactggactccaggagctggggctttaggagACATGCTAGGGTTGCAGGGATCagatgctgggggcagggcaaggggcagCAGCACAGACACGAGACACCAGTCCTCTGGGTAGCAGAGCGAGGCCACAAAGCCCCAAGTTGCCATTGCCAATGATCGTTGCATAAAGGAAAGACTGTCTCTTTAAATAGGAACTCCGAGAAGAGCGGCGGTCGGCCCATCCCACAAACACTGGCTGGACAGCAACCAATGCGCATGCGCGAAGGGGCGGGTGGCCTCGCACCGTAAGAGTGCGCAGGCGCCAAACTGATCCTCTCGCCTCCCTTTGGACGGCTGTGCGCATGCGTTTGCTACTGCACATGCGCGTGGGGAGGGCAAAGGCGCCGTTGGCCTGTGTACGCGCGTGCAGCTGCGTCTGTCACTCCGCGCATGCGCAGTAGTGGCTGGACGCGGCCCGGGATGTCCGGCCGGGTGAAGCGGGAGCGGGAGTCCCGGCCGTCCCCGCGGAGCTCGGCCTCGGGCCGGGTGAAGCGGGAGCCGGCGGGGTCGCGCGGCTCCTCCCGAGGGAAGCGCGAGGCGGAGCCCGAGCGGGTCCGGGTGAAGCGCGAGCCCGAGGACGGGCCGCCCCGGGCCAAGCGGGAGCGCGAGGCCGAGGAGGAGCCGGAGTCGGAGCCGGAGCCGACAGGTGGCGGCGGGGCCCGGGGGGAtcgctggggctgtgggggtcccGGAGCCGTGGCTGGGGTGGGTCAGTGCTGGGCACCCCGCGGCCCATGCTCCGGCCTCTCTTGCTTCCGAGCCCCGACTCCCCGGGGCCCACCGCGGGCTGGGCCAGAGCGATCTGCTGGAGCCGCCCCCCGCCGGGCGCGGGGCCGCGAACAGCCGAAGTCGCTTTGGTGACGGTTGTCCGAGCTGGGTTCTGCTCTAGCTCTTGCCAGACCCGCTGACCAGAGTCAAATTCCTTCCCCGCTTTGGTGTTTCTGTGTCCCTGTGGCTGAGATGGGGCTGGTGATACTCCCCTCGCTTTGCCGTCCCCAGGGGCGAGGTTCTGAGCATTGCTGGTAGACGGTTTGATTTTAGGAGGAAATACTTTAACCCAGGTGAGGAACAAGGGGAGAGGTCGTTTCTCAAGCTAGTTCTCACCCCAGTTCAGGTTCTCTAGTCAGTGTAACTAGTGCTGTCATGTAGGCAACCCTAATAGAGTACAAAGTGCTGGTGTCATGCTCCTAGCAGCCTGCATGGGTTATTTTCTCCTGAGGAAATGCTATGTGGTTCTGGGGTTTCTGTCTCTGAAGCATTGCTTTTCAGTGGCAGGTATCACTTCAGGAAAACTGTTAATTCCTTAGCCCCTGGGAGTAA carries:
- the C2H2orf68 gene encoding UPF0561 protein C2orf68 homolog — encoded protein: MDAGPEAERGPAWGGCRPGGRLDMSHGFVRHIRRNQIARDDYDREMKQAKEKVKKRHTPTPPRPRKPDQQVYHPCRRSRADPACSLEYEGSSESSSSTEPDPRGTELFCLEYEADSGEVTSVIVHQDDSPEEVTEKVCARSPLEPPLREALRQRVQEELRKRRAKR